The nucleotide window CCTCATAAATAGAAGATAGAGATGCTTGATAATTTATGGCAGTACTTAATAATGCATAATACTTTGTTGGCCATCACTCCCCTATGAATTTGATGGAGCCTCTAGTTATCAGTCATTACTCTGGCGCGGTACCAGTGTCATCAGGcattaaaacatttttccttCGATCAATGGAAATTCTAGTGAGAGCACTCGACAATTCACTTGAGTACTTTCATACTCCGATCAGTTTCGATGCCGAATACTTGAATGACAATTAATAATCGATTCCCATCGTCCTGTGGCTTACGTTACTCAttccataaattaaaaatattataaatctccaaaatccaagacaatgaaaaatcagaTAACCAGATCTATTCAATAAATTCGTTGAGTGATACATTTTCTAGGTGATTGGAGTTCTACCGACACTCGGTACCAGAGTCGTTTAACTAATTATTTATACAAGACTATAAACGATAAATCCGAAACCTGTCCAGCaagtgaattttcattcattcatattCTTCAGAACTGCCACACCTGAGTAAGCTTTGCTGAGCAACTGCAagcaattataaacaattatgaTTACAAAACTCCCTATATATTGATGAAGActtttgttgaataaataatactataCATTTTTGAAAGTAACAGCGGACAAGTCGTAGAGACCACCAGCGCTAATTAtcagtggattttttattgcaccgagaaatatttttgaattatctcgaaattctttgtctctctcatACCAATGTGCTTCATACAGTGAATTGCTGGTCTTGTCACTCTCAATAAGGGAGAGATTACCGCCCCAACATAATGTTAGTAATTGAAGTATAACTGGAATCAAGAATTCCAGCGCAACGATGGAATCCGCATGATCACCTTCCTTACCCTTaaacataaatatttaaaattacgaATGGGCCCGATCACTATTCCCCATCCACCGACCCAAAAATGCCCAATGAGTCAGGATGAAGGGGTAATGAGTCGCGAGAAATCGAAGTGAATATGTGACAGATCATTAATTTGTGTGTTGCGATAATTAGTGCCCAATGACTGACCAAAACCATCTGCAATAAGAGGACGGTGATGAGTAACAAACTGATGAATAACTGGGGTAGAAGAGCTTTGTCATAAATGCTTTTGAATATTTGGGAGATCCTGAAAGAAAATTGTATGAATTTTGCCAGTAATGACTGTTCTCCCAAAAATTGTCATACCAGGAAGCCCTTCTGCTAAAAATTCACCTTATAATGTGCTGATGAAGTTTGATACAATTGATAAGCTCTTCATTTGGATTCAGGGAAAATGATTCACCAGTGATTTCCCTTTCAACACattcaaaatttatgatgcCTGACTCTTCATTATTTCTTGCAGCATCGCGCCTTTCAGAAGTTGTCATATGGCATCGTTCCAACCGAAAATTCAGTATCTTAAATTGTCCCTTAACATTTAGCATCACAGACATAATAAAAGCATTCTGAATAACAGCGATTAAGCCAAGTATAACGAAAAATATGTAGTCAATAATAAAAGCTACCCAGAAATTCGAAagtattaatgaatatttcatcggTGCAACTCtaaaaaattggaggaaaaGAGTAGAATCAATGGGACGGGCCAATAAATCAAAGTTCGTAATCACTCCCACGATTAGTTCAACATTACCCTATTGGTAGCCTTCCCACTTCGTACTGAGCTTCACAGAAAATTGCGTAGTACGAGAATATGAAATATGGGACTACAGCACAGCCAATGGTCATGGTGAATGTCTTGGATGATCTCAACGCATTTGTGAGTACCATGTTGCGATagttttctgaaaaaataataaaattcatcattcATATCGGTGGTGTGTCTATCCAAATGCCCAGACGAtacttcaattaatttttctgaacTTTCGTGAAGCtctaaaaaaacaattcattagggagatataaaaaaaggaaaattataCTCGGTAACATTCTCACTAATTTCGTCGGTGGCGGGTAGGTATCTTTCCCAATTGAATGACTCAGCCAATTTCCAGACTTCATCTCGGTGAGATAAGAAGGCAATATATATGATAATATTGGCGGATATCACACAGAATAATGAGAACTGTTGAAGGAATTGTAAGGAATTTTCGGCATTCATCAATAGCACAATTGTGTTTATCAGTCTCATAGCCATAACTACATTCACTACGTATGCCCAATAAACTTGGTATATAACCAGTACTTAGGACCCTCTTTGTAGGGGTTCCATATGCCTAGATCAACATCAAGACTCATTGAACATCGGACAATAAAATTGAGATGCGTTGAAGTAGTTCAAGTCAACATAACATCAGACTAATTACACATTGATCCACATCTTGTGgatcagaaatattttatgattattttgaaCTACTTCCGCGTTTCCAACGTGAAAATGTAAAGTTTACTGAATTGAGTCAGTGATTTTTACCGAGAAAGCTCAGAAACTTTAAGCTGAAGTACAAATAACTTTTGTCtatcggaaaaaaatgattctttCCCATGATTAATGTCGAAGGGATGCTACTTTGTCTAGATATGCTGTGATACTGCACCAAAAGgtacaatttattattctacATCGTGTAAGTCTTCCACCACATTGAAGCGTGCGTTAAAAATAAACGAATGTCTCCTCGCAATTGTTCTATGAATAACGTATGTCTTTGCTATCAATAAGGAAGGATAGTTATGAATAGTGTATGTATTGCAATGATCCATCATTCATGTAGGCGACAGGGTCTAGTGCATTTGGGATAGAGTGACCAGTCGAGAGCCGATGAACGGTGAGTCTATGGATAGTGAGTGAGTAAAAATCAAGTCCAATCAATGAAACTCCGACGACAATAATTTTAACAAACCATGTTCATCAACtacgatttttattcactAGTGACATTCGAAAAATATATACTATTCTACAGTGATAAAAGGATGACATCATGGAATTGTTCACATAGTTTAAGACATCATTAGTCGTGGACGAAGAGAATTCTTTCAGCCTATGAAACGACTAGAGTTCTAGTGACCGGCTCATCAAGCTGTATTCTTCAAAACCGTTGAAGCTGAATATCCCTTAGTAAGAATCTGTGAGGATTAAAATTTGtaagaatttcaaaaaattcaaaataaggGCAGAATCTATTCATACATTTTTGAAGGTCTCAGCTGACAGATCAACAAGACCACCGGCGCTGACAATCAGAGGATTTTTTATGGCACCGAGGAATATTTTCACATTATTCCGAAATATTGTGTCCCGATAATACCAGTGTGAAGCATACAGTGAGTCACTCGTCTTCTCACTCTCGACTAGAATGATGTTACCACCCCAACAGAATGCCAGTAGTTGAAGTATACAAGCGATCAAGAATACAAGGGCACCTACTGAATCACTGAGATTTCCTTGTTGACCCTGAAAAGCCAAACGACAGTGTAACGACAGTAGTCAAATGTTTATGATCGATAACTGTGATAGGGCGGACCAGTATCATTTGCAATGCAGACATTGAAACCAAAAGCAAACTTATGAGCAGCTGCGGCAGAAGTGCTTTGTCGTATATTGTTCTGAACATGTTCAGcattctgaataaaaaattagttatAATTAGTGGGAGATTGGTCCAGATTACGAGAATCCAGTAAATGTCTCTGTGTAATAATTTCAGTCCATTTCTTTCCATGCCTATAAGAATAAAAGTATGAGAAGTACTTGATAATATGTTGATGGAATCTGATACAGTTGATGAGCTCTGCATTTGGATCGAGAGTTAGAGAGTCATCGATCATCTCCCTCTCAACACATTCAAAATGAATGAGCtttaattgttcatttttcTGGACCTGCGACAGCTCAAAAATCTCAACGTGACATTTCTCCAATcgaaaattcagaatttccaATTGCGCTGTTATGTTTATCATCAATGCCATGATGAACGCATCATGAGTAACAGCTATCAGACCAAGCCAAGTAAATGTTATGTAATCACAAAGGAAAGCTACCCAAAAATTAGTCAGTATAAAGCAATACTTCAATGGTACAGTTCTGAAAAATTACAACTTCATTGAAATATCATCAGAGATGTGTCATCGCGTGACGAACATCATTACAGACGGTACCTTATTGGCAGCTTTTCAAGTTTGTACTCGGAGTAGCCCAGAGCTGCGTAGTAGTAGAAACAGTAGTATAAAATGACAGCCACAACTATAGCAATTGTAAATGTTTTTGATGCACTCAGAGACTGTGTGAGTACTTTGTTACGAAATTGAGCTGCAATAGAGTCGCAACGATTATCACCtcaatttttccccattttagAGAGGAAGTTTACCTTGAGGAACCGCCAGAACTGCCCCAATTATTCAACATTTGACTTACTTATTTCTTCTGTTCCAGGCAAGTGTCGGTCCCAATTGAATGCACTGCAGAGCTCCAGCACTTCATTTCGGTGGAATATGTAAGCGATATACTTGATTGTATCAGCTGCTTCGACCGCAAGTAATGAAAACTCCTGGAGGAATTGAGTTGTATCCTCAGCGCTAATTCCTCGGACAAGTATTGCCGTAAGTCTCATCACCATAATCACGATGATGACGTACCACTCGTAAATCTTGTAAATCCAGTGCTTATATCCTTCGTCCCAAGGATTCCATATGCCTGTACGATCATGAATATCAGTAAGCTTCATATCACTGTGAGTCACGAGGACCACAGGCAGATGATGCCGTAGAATGAGCCTGATACTGGGCCTAACAGATTAAtctcataaatattttacccATCACGGACAAAACGTTGAGATTGAAGTACAAGTAACTCTTGTCTATCGGGAAGACATTCTCTCTCATGTTGGATTTCATGTTACTCATGTCTTCTTAGAAGACTT belongs to Diachasmimorpha longicaudata isolate KC_UGA_2023 chromosome 10, iyDiaLong2, whole genome shotgun sequence and includes:
- the LOC135166909 gene encoding odorant receptor 47b-like isoform X1, with translation MSNMKSNMRENVFPIDKSYLYFNLNVLSVMGIWNPWDEGYKHWIYKIYEWYVIIVIMVMRLTAILVRGISAEDTTQFLQEFSLLAVEAADTIKYIAYIFHRNEVLELCSAFNWDRHLPGTEEITQFRNKVLTQSLSASKTFTIAIVVAVILYYCFYYYAALGYSEYKLEKLPIRTVPLKYCFILTNFWVAFLCDYITFTWLGLIAVTHDAFIMALMINITAQLEILNFRLEKCHVEIFELSQVQKNEQLKLIHFECVEREMIDDSLTLDPNAELINCIRFHQHIIKMLNMFRTIYDKALLPQLLISLLLVSMSALQMILGQQGNLSDSVGALVFLIACILQLLAFCWGGNIILVESEKTSDSLYASHWYYRDTIFRNNVKIFLGAIKNPLIVSAGGLVDLSAETFKNILTKGYSASTVLKNTA
- the LOC135166909 gene encoding odorant receptor 47b-like isoform X2 gives rise to the protein MSNMKSNMRENVFPIDKSYLYFNLNVLSVMGIWNPWDEGYKHWIYKIYEWYVIIVIMVMRLTAILVRGISAEDTTQFLQEFSLLAVEAADTIKYIAYIFHRNEVLELCSAFNWDRHLPGTEEITQFRNKVLTQSLSASKTFTIAIVVAVILYYCFYYYAALGYSEYKLEKLPIRTVPLKYCFILTNFWVAFLCDYITFTWLGLIAVTHDAFIMALMINITAQLEILNFRLEKCHVEIFELSQVQKNEQLKLIHFECVEREMIDDSLTLDPNAELINCIRFHQHIIKMLNMFRTIYDKALLPQLLISLLLVSMSALQMILGQQGNLSDSVGALVFLIACILQLLAFCWGGNIILVESEKTSDSLYASHWYYRDTIFRNNVKIFLGAIKNPLIVSAGGLVDLSAETFKNV